The Acanthochromis polyacanthus isolate Apoly-LR-REF ecotype Palm Island chromosome 5, KAUST_Apoly_ChrSc, whole genome shotgun sequence genome includes a window with the following:
- the LOC127533924 gene encoding uncharacterized protein LOC127533924 encodes MENLQAASVSLMEINEQITSLQQEIQDLKNSLKDESENEEDIKDTIACKEKTLRILQNKVQGKSDLPRRSERVKVQTEKMMAYQQEEISKRERRISTLYEQWKTEIRVTREKLKSDITDKEMSDLADIIEQRRDDVLKLYSEMRSQIAPPNDIRRKVDACDAVTHEIVKIIMERISHIEDFDAERERIRLRGLLEHNYARSIYGSTATSSRTVESSTSQLTTKRADAAAELAAKEAEYAITIEQQMQQEKIRVLQEEHRKQIAAQTSELERLKAQKEMKAARARFEVYNRELSQAGDVQSMKGEQVGLYTTPQQPAPAHTFIPVQTVPSSVTQLAQAVQDSIRMNRLPTPEPTVFNGEALNFIEWKSTFVSLIDQKDISAADKLYYLKRYVTGPARKCLEGTFFRNDEEAYKDAWDKLNQRYGQPFVIQKSFREKLSNWPKVQPRDAEGLRTFADFVNACVLAMPHVKGLQILNDSEENQKLLHKLPDWINVRWNRQVTKTLMDGGEFPSFSDFASFLSTEAEVACNPVTSIHALRSTETNSDKRYTREIKRSKASVFNTNTTEQSDKRAVTKTSNGFSCTLCQGTHQLHKCPDLIKMTLENRKKYVKDNKLCYGCLKQGHSAKDCKRRLTCETCTKRHPSCLHDDNYSNSQRKETRVSADNATQGNAPESATVLSLNVARSEQTVSTSMIVPVWLSTTANPHKEKLVYALLDTQSDTVFIDQDVARELKADVHPVKLKLTTMMGNNAVVSSGKVSDLLVRGYSSAAVLKLPTAYTKDYIPAKREHIPTCETAKQWSHLLPITNEIPPLLDCEVSLLIGYTCPRALAPKQVILGKENEPYAIHTDLGWSIVGNSVPCIETDMTSSLCHRVTVKEIPPSTPADAIRALERDFKEVDRNENTVSQEDLVFLHKLEQGITQTENGHYEMPLPFKERPQMPDNRQQAENRLNQLKRKFMRDEKYKADYLKYMGDIIKRGDAEETDDYGHPGETWYIPHHGIYHPKKPEKLRVVFDCSAKHKGTCLNEHLLNGPDMINNLTGVLVRFRQHQVALLCDIEKMFHQFKVKESDRNYLRFLWWKDGDMSSQPQTYRMTVHLFGAVSSPGCANYGLKRLAKENSCTYPVGSQFVARDFYVDDGVSGAGTVKDAIQLAKEARKLCAKGGLRLHKFVSNSSEVLNSIPTSEHATDIKTKDLTFTETQTERALGICWNVEKDCFTFNITLKEQPPTRRGILSTVAAIYDPLGFIAPYVLNGKSILQEMCRQGTDWDDPLPEHLRPRWECWKGDLKNLQKLQISRCYVPADFGDVVKREIHHFSDASFTGYGQCSYLRLINKNKEVHCTFIMGKARVSPTKVITIPRLELTAATVSVAVSIMMKEELLYDNVEEFFWTDSKVTLGYINNEARRFHTFVANRVQKIRNNTSPQQWFYVPTSENPADMASRGTSVSELLSSNWLTGPSFLWQKEINLPTKETIELPVGDPEVRKVQALSTQTVVHKSLSDHIAKFSSWSRAVSAVARLKRYLLKDKSKTLTTVTERQNAEMVIIKDLQRQTYQNEIETLSKGKELSRNNKMYYLDVFLDKDNVLKVGGRLQNSSLPYSFKHPTIIPREHHIAKLIIAHCHKKVNHQGKGFTMNEIRSSGYWIPNLSKTVTSYIHQCVFCRKQRRPVEGQKMRDLPAERIEHSPPFTYCGMDVFGPFLTKQARKENKRYGLLFTCFYSRAVHIEMLEDLSTDAFINGLRCFIALRGSVRQIKCDQGTNFVGAKNELNTAQSEMDTDKLTIFLAEKQCDFVLNTPHASHAGGVWERQIRTVRNVFKATLALTQGRLTDSSLRTFLYEAAAIVNSRPLTTDNLNDPNSLEPLTPNHLVTMKTSSALPPPGQFIKEDLYAQKRWRQVQYLLEQFWSRWKREYLQNIMLRQRWNTPKRNMQIGDIVMDKEEVQPRSQWKLGRIVDTVKDTDELVRKVKIAFADRNLAENGQRLNKLSVVERPVHKLVLLLEEK; translated from the coding sequence ATGGAAAATCTACAAGCTGCATCAGTAAGTCTCATGGAGATAAACGAACAGATTACAAGTTTACAACAAGAAATTCAAGACTTAAAGAACTCACTTAAAgatgaaagtgaaaatgaagagGACATTAAAGACACAATTGCATGCAAAGAGAAAACTTTAAGAATACTTCAAAATAAAGTACAAGGCAAGTCAGATTTGCCAAGACGTTCAGAAAGAGTTAAAGTTCAAACAGAAAAGATGATGGCATATCAACAAGAAGAAATAAGCAAAAGGGAAAGAAGAATTTCAACTCTATATGAACAATGGAAGACAGAAATACGTGTAACAAGAGAAAAGTTAAAATCAGACATCACTGATAAAGAAATGTCAGACCTTGCAGACATCATAGAGCAAAGGAGAGATGATGTCCTCAAGTTGTATTCAGAGATGAGAAGCCAAATAGCACCCCCAAATGACATCAGGAGAAAAGTTGATGCATGTGATGCTGTGACTCAtgaaattgtgaaaataattATGGAAAGAATAAGTCATATTGAGGACTTTGATGCAGAACGTGAAAGGATTCGTTTACGGGGACTTTTGGAGCACAACTACGCTCGATCTATATATGGCTCAACTGCAACATCAAGCCGCACCGTGGAGTCTTCAACTTCGCAACTCACAACTAAACGAGCGGATGCAGCGGCAGAACTTGCAGCGAAAGAGGCTGAGTATGCGATCACAATAGAACAGCAAATGCAACAAGAAAAGATAAGGGTGTTACAAGAGGAGCACAGGAAGCAAATCGCAGCTCAAACATCGGAGTTGGAACGCCTGAAAGCACAGAAGGAAATGAAAGCAGCTCGAGCCAGGTTCGAAGTATATAACAGAGAGTTATCACAGGCAGGTGATGTACAGTCAATGAAAGGTGAACAGGTGGGCTTATACACCACACCTCAGCAGCCCGCACcagcacacacattcattcctGTGCAAACAGTTCCCTCCAGTGTCACTCAGCTTGCACAAGCAGTTCAAGATAGCATTCGAATGAACAGACTCCCAACACCAGAGCCAACAGTGTTTAATGGTGAGGCATTAAACTTTATTGAATGGAAATCTACATTCGTGTCATTGATCGACCAAAAGGACATCTCAGCTGCAGATAAACTGTACTATTTGAAAAGATATGTAACAGGTCCAGCTCGCAAATGCCTCGAAGGGACTTTCTTTAGAAATGATGAAGAGGCTTATAAAGATGCATGGGACAAACTAAATCAAAGGTACGGCCAGCCATTCGTGATACAGAAGTCATTTAGAGAAAAGCTATCAAACTGGCCTAAGGTACAGCCCAGAGATGCTGAAGGACTACGGACCTTTGCAGATTTTGTTAATGCATGTGTGCTCGCTATGCCACATGTAAAGGGTTTGCAAATACTGAACGACAGCGAAGAAAATCAAAAGCTGTTGCACAAACTACCGGACTGGATAAATGTGAGATGGAACAGGCAGGTAACAAAGACTTTAATGGACGGTGGTGAATTTCCCAGCTTCAGTGATTTTGCCTCCTTCCTCTCTACGGAAGCTGAAGTCGCCTGCAACCCAGTTACCTCCATCCACGCACTCCGCTCCACTGAAACAAATAGTGACAAAAGGTACACAAGAGAAATCAAAAGGAGCAAGGCAAGTGtattcaacacaaacacaacggAACAAAGCGACAAAAGGGCAGTAACAAAAACATCTAATGGTTTTTCGTGCACATTATGTCAAGGCACACATCAGCTCCACAAGTGTCCAGACCTAATAAAAATGACtctggaaaacagaaagaaatatgTAAAGGACAATAAACTTTGTTACGGTTGTTTGAAACAAGGACACAGTGCTAAGGACTGCAAACGCCGCCTCACCTGTGAAACATGCACAAAGAGACACCCAAGCTGTCTTCATGATGACAACTACAGTAACAGTCAACGGAAAGAAACAAGAGTGAGTGCAGACAATGCAACTCAAGGTAACGCACCAGAATCAGCTACAGTCTTGTCACTCAATGTCGCCAGATCTGAACAGACAGTCAGTACCTCAATGATTGTTCCCGTGTGGCTGTCAACCACTGCAAAtccacacaaagaaaaactggTCTATGCATTATTAGACACGCAGAGCGACACAGTATTCATTGATCAGGATGTAGCACGTGAACTGAAAGCAGATGTCCATCCAGTTAAGTTGAAACTGACTACTATGATGGGTAATAATGCAGTTGTCAGTAGTGGAAAGGTGTCTGACCTCTTAGTCAGGGGTTATAGCTCAGCTGCAGTCTTGAAGCTTCCTACTGCATACACTAAGGACTACATACCAGCAAAGAGAGAACACATACCAACATGTGAAACGGCAAAACAGTGGAGTCACTTGCTACCCATTACGAATGAGATCCCTCCACTCCTTGATTGTGAAGTAAGTCTCCTTATAGGTTATACTTGTCCTAGAGCTCTTGCACCCAAACAAGTAATCTTAGGCAAAGAAAATGAGCCCTATGCCATTCACACAGACTTAGGATGGAGCATAGTAGGCAACTCAGTACCTTGTATTGAAACGGACATGACAAGCAGTCTCTGTCACCGAGTCACCGTAAAAGAAATCCCTCCTTCCACTCCAGCAGACGCAATACGCGCTTTGGAAAGAGACTTTAAAGAAGtggacagaaatgaaaatactgTGTCACAAGAGGATTTAGTATTCCTTCACAAACTCGAACAAGGCAtaacacaaactgaaaatggACATTATGAAATGCCATTACCATTTAAAGAAAGGCCACAAATGCCAGATAACAGACAACAAGCAGAGAACAGGCTGAATCAGCTGAAACGCAAATTCATGAGAGATGAAAAATACAAAGCGGATTACTTAAAATACATGGGCGACATCATCAAAAGAGGTGATGCCGAAGAGACAGATGATTATGGTCACCCAGGGGAGACATGGTACATACCACATCACGGCATCTATCATCCAAAGAAGCCTGAAAAGCTGCGCGTGGTCTTTGACTGCTCTGCAAAGCACAAGGGTACCTGTCTCAACGAACATTTACTAAACGGCCCTGACATGATTAACAATCTCACTGGTGTTCTTGTGCGCTTCAGACAGCACCAAGTAGCTCTGTTATGTGATATCgaaaaaatgtttcaccagTTCAAGGTCAAAGAAAGTGATCGCAACTACTTGCGTTTCTTATGGTGGAAAGACGGAGACATGAGCAGCCAACCACAAACATACAGGATGACGGTGCACCTCTTCGGCGCTGTTTCATCACCTGGTTGTGCAAACTATGGACTCAAACGTTTGGCTAAAGAGAACAGTTGCACATACCCTGTAGGATCACAGTTTGTAGCCAGAGACTTCTATGTTGACGACGGAGTCAGTGGCGCAGGGACAGTAAAAGATGCTATACAATTGGCAAAGGAAGCACGCAAACTATGTGCAAAGGGTGGACTAAGGTTACACAAGTTCGTGTCCAACAGCTCTGAAGTTCTCAACAGTATTCCAACTTCAGAACATGCAACAGATATCAAAACAAAGGACTTGActtttacagaaacacagacagagagagctCTCGGTATCTGTTGGAATGTGGAGAAAGATTGCTTCACTTTCAACATCACGTTAAAGGAGCAACCACCAACCAGGCGCGGCATCCTGTCCACAGTAGCAGCAATATACGACCCGCTTGGATTTATAGCTCCCTATGTGCTCAATGGTAAGAGCATCCTCCAAGAGATGTGTCGTCAAGGCACAGACTGGGATGACCCGCTACCTGAACATCTCAGGCCACGGTGGGAGTGCTGGAAAGGAGATCTAAAGAACTtgcaaaaactgcaaataagTAGATGTTATGTTCCTGCAGATTTTGGAGATGTAGTGAAAAGAGAAATACATCACTTTTCCGATGCAAGCTTCACAGGATATGGACAATGTTCTTATCTGAGActcataaacaaaaataaagaggtTCACTGTACCTTCATTATGGGCAAAGCTCGCGTCTCTCCAACAAAGGTCATCACAATCCCAAGATTAGAGCTCACTGCAGCCACGGTGTCAGTTGCTGTGAGCATCATGATGAAAGAGGAACTGCTCTATGACAACGTCGAGGAATTCTTTTGGACTGACTCAAAGGTTACTCTTGGATACATAAACAACGAAGCAAGGCGCTTCCATACGTTTGTTGCTAATAGAGTGCAGAAAATCCGCAACAATACTTCTCCACAACAATGGTTTTACGTGCCCACCAGTGAAAACCCTGCAGACATGGCTTCAAGGGGCACATCAGTAAGTGAACTGCTTTCATCCAACTGGCTTACAGGTCCTTCGTTCCTGTGGCAAAAGGAGATAAATCTTCCAACAAAAGAGACTATTGAGCTTCCAGTAGGAGACCCAGAGGTGAGAAAGGTACAGGCACTAAGCACACAAACTGTTGTACATAAGAGCCTTAGTGACCACATCGCAAAGTTCTCATCTTGGTCCCGTGCAGTCAGCGCAGTTGCACGTCTCAAAAGATACTTGCTCAAAGACAAATCAAAGACTCTCACTACTGTAACTGAAagacaaaatgcagaaatggtGATCATCAAGGATTTACAAAGACAAACATATCAAAATGAAATAGAGACACTCAGCAAAGGCAAAGAACTATCAAGGAACAACAAAATGTACTATCTGGATGTTTTCTTGGACAAAGACAATGTGCTCAAAGTGGGAGGAAGGCTTCAGAACTCATCTCTTCCCTACTCATTCAAACATCCCACTATCATTCCCAGAGAACATCACATCGCAAAGCTGATAATTGCCCACTGTCACAAAAAGGTCAATCATCAGGGAAAGGGCTTCACAATGAATGAGATACGATCCAGTGGTTATTGGATTCCAAACTTAAGTAAAACAGTCACATCCTACATTCACCAATGTGTGTTTTGTCGAAAACAAAGAAGACCTGTGgaaggacaaaaaatgagagatCTACCAGCAGAGAGGATCGAGCACTCTCCGCCTTTCACATACTGTGGTATGGACGTTTTCGGTCCATTCCTGACCAAACAAGCtcgaaaagaaaacaaaaggtaTGGCCTACTTTTCACATGCTTCTATTCTCGTGCAGTTCATATAGAAATGCTAGAGGACCTATCAACGGACGCTTTTATAAATGGACTCAGATGCTTTATTGCTTTGAGAGGCTCTGTCAGACAGATAAAATGTGATCAGGGTACCAACTTTGTAGGTGCTAAAAATGAACTGAACACAGCACAAAGTGAAATGGACACTGACAAACTGACAATCTTCCTTGCAGAGAAACAGTGTGATTTTGTTCTAAACACACCTCATGCTAGTCACGCAGGTGGAGTATGGGAACGACAAATACGGactgtgagaaatgtttttAAGGCAACTTTAGCTCTCACACAAGGTCGACTCACTGATTCTTCACTCAGAACTTTCTTGTATGAAGCAGCTGCAATTGTAAACAGCCGCCCACTAACGACAGACAATCTCAACGATCCAAACAGCTTGGAGCCGTTAACTCCAAATCATCTCGTCACAATGAAAACTTCATccgctctgcctcctccaggaCAGTTCATTAAAGAGGACTTGTATGCGCAAAAACGTTGGCGTCAAGTACAGTATCTTCTCGAACAGTTTTGGAGCAGATGGAAAAGGGAGTACTTGCAGAACATAATGCTCCGACAAAGATGGAACACACCTAAAAGGAACATGCAAATAGGAGACATTGTCATGGACAAAGAGGAAGTGCAACCGAGATCCCAGTGGAAACTTGGAAGAATCGTGGACACTGTGAAAGACACAGATGAACTTGTCAGAAAGGTCAAAATAGCCTTCGCAGACAGAAATCTTGCCGAGAATGGACAACGTCTCAATAAACTGTCTGTAGTAGAACGCCCAGTTCATAAGTTAGTTCTGCTATTGGAAGAGAAGTAA